A single window of Labrus mixtus chromosome 23, fLabMix1.1, whole genome shotgun sequence DNA harbors:
- the zgc:153012 gene encoding TSC22 domain family protein 4, whose translation MSGGKKRSGFQITSVTSDFNQTPAGQSAPSVVLSVLQSAPSSCSPQGSSSQPTTPSLKRKYISHDVSGQVAGCSSRFRVVRLAVGGANSDGRGEPYRRGRWTCTDFIERLEGMGFKRLMDTMRQAHSMESLELIGRDIDRGGVHSQDTTHLLAQPIRGRDGLEFAVSSGPPSPTHREPINIQLLNCKGPIGDQCFDSNPPPPSPRPRNIPPPLRLDVDAAGRSVLRLSHSQPSSPPAGLYQPPRTPLQTPAAFSLDQTMFNLPGDASSSSNSLVAIDNKIEQAMDLVKSHLMLAVREEVELLREQIRELQEKNTHLERENHILRALTHTHNKT comes from the exons atgagtgGTGGTAAAAAGAGGAGTGGCTTTCAGATCACCAGTGTCACCTCGGACTTCAACCAAACTCCAGCCGGCCAATCAGCTCCCAGTGTGGTCCTGAGCGTCCTCCAATCAGcaccctcctcctgcagccctCAGGGAAGCTCCTCCCAGCCAACCACACCCTCTCTGAAAAGGAAATACATCTCCCATGATGTCTCGGGTCAGGTGGCGGGCTGTTCCTCCAGGTTCAGAGTGGTTAGACTGGCAGTGGGCGGGGCTAACAGTGATGGGCGAGGTGAGCCATATCGCCGGGGGCGATGGACATGCACAGACTTCATTGAACGCCTGGAAGGAATGGGGTTCAAGCGATTGATGGACACCATGAGACAAGCCCACTCGATGGAGTCCCTAGAGCTGATTGGCCGAGACATAGACAGAGGTGGCGTCCACTCACAGGACACTACCCATCTGCTggctcagccaatcagaggtagGGATGGGTTGGAATTTGCAGTGAGCAGTGGACCACCCTCACCAACGCACCGAGAGCCAATCAACATCCAGCTCCTGAACTGTAAAGGACCAATAGGAGATCAGTGTTTCGACTCCAACCCTCCCCCTCCTTCGCCCCGCCCACGAAACATCCCTCCTCCTCTACGATTGGACGTGGACGCAGCAGGGCGG TCTGTCCTCAGGCTGTCTCACTCTCAGCCCAGCTCCCCCCCTGCTGGATTGTACCAACCCCCTCGGACCCCCCTTCAGACTCCAGCAGCCTTCAGTCTGGACCAAACCATGTTCAACCTGCCGGGGGACGCCAG TAGTTCCAGTAACAGTCTGGTTGCCATTGACAACAAAATTGAGCAGGCCATG gacctGGTTAAGAGTCACCTGATGCTGGCGgtcagagaggaggtggagcttCTGAGAGAACaaatcagagagctgcaggagaagaacacacacctggagagagagaaccaCATCCTGAgagcacttacacacacacacaacaaaacataa
- the mogat3a gene encoding 2-acylglycerol O-acyltransferase 2-A, translating into MKIEFAPLNIPLRRRLQTAATLQWVFSFLALAQCCLAAFVLLALSDWWMLALLYAGWLWLDWDTPTSGGRRSQWVRSWTVWDFFREYFPITLVKTVDLDPKKNYIFGFHPHGVLVAGGFGNFCTEATGFSRLFPGLRSHLLMLPFWFRVPLFRDYIMFGGLVSSCKSSLSYLVSRPEGGNVAVIAVGGAPEALDARPGALTLQVRNRKGFIKLALKHGAQLVPVFSFGENELFDQMENPTGSPLRRLQNRLQSIMGVAMPLFHARGVFQYSFGLMPYRKPIHTVVGTPIPVVQTPSPTSEDIESLHKVYLQSLTELFEQHKLSYGLCEDQHLTFI; encoded by the exons ATGAAGATCGAGTTCGCCCCGCTGAACATCCCGCTGCGGAGGAGACTGCAGACCGCCGCCACGCTGCAGTGGGTCTTCTCCTTCCTCGCTCTag ctcAGTGCTGTCTGGCTGCCTTCGTGCTGCTGgctctctctgattggtggatgCTGGCGCTGCTGTATGCTGGTTGGCTGTGGCTGGACTGGGACACGCCCACCAGCGGGGGTCGGAGGTCACAGTGGGTCAGGAGCTGGACTGTCTGGGACTTCTTCAGGGAGTACTTCCCAATCACA CTGGTGAAAACTGTCGACCTGGACCCaaagaaaaactacatttttggATTTCATCCACACG gcGTGCTGGTTGCAGGAGGTTTTGGGAACTTCTGTACGGAGGCGACAGGATTTTCCCGCTTGTTTCCTGGACTCAGGTCTCACCTGCTGATGCTGCCGTTCTGGTTCAGAGTCCCGCTCTTCAGAGACTACATCATGTTTGGAg gCCTGGTGTCCAGCTGTAAGTCCAGCCTGTCGTACCTCGTCAGTCGGCCTGAGGGAGGAAATGTCGCCGTCATTGCGGTGGGCGGAGCTCCAGAGGCTCTGGACGCTCGTCCTGGAGCGTTAACGCTGCAG gtccgAAACCGGAAGGGCTTCATCAAACTGGCCCTCAAACACGG aGCTCAGCTGGTTCCGGTCTTTTCTTTTGGAGAAAACGAGTTGTTCGATCAGATGGAGAATCCCACCGGCTCTCCTCTGAGGAGgctgcag AACCGGCTGCAGAGCATCATGGGAGTAGCCATGCCTCTGTTTCACGCCAGAGGAGTTTTTCAGTACAGCTTCGGACTGATGCCGTACAGGAAGCCCATCCACACCGTGG TGGGGACGCCCATCCCAGTGGTCCAGACTCCCAGTCCAACCAGCGAGGACATCGAGTCTCTTCATaaagtttacctgcagagtctGACCGAGCTGTTCGAGCAGCACAAACTATCGTACGGCCTCTGCGAGGACCAGCACCTCACATTTATCTAA
- the LOC132958402 gene encoding uncharacterized protein LOC132958402 isoform X1, with protein sequence MDTLQVSLACLLLKMNFHPVTAQNVKVRILPNCQPCPQAADQETVIGCSAFADSVCRNKSAAVVTPSRRPPEPTASTFHKRIHLPIIGLSVLLVLLLGLVLTRLSCRCNNYNKIKGNKPLPLLPSPSHDCQAPPITTKPLLLPSSPSRYCQTPPTTPKPLPQLTSPPHCLTSHSHYLTHLLFLHRSGSAVTDQIQNEGLYGYRVSR encoded by the exons ATGGACACACTTCAG GTGAGCCTGGCATGTCTGCTGCTGAAGATGAACTTTCACCCTGTCACTGCCCAGAATGTGAAGGTGAGGATCCTGCCAAACTGCCAACCGTGTCCACAAG CTGCTGATCAGGAAACTGTGATCGGGTGTTCGGCGTTCGCTGACTCTGTGTGTCGAAACAAGAGCGCTGCTGTGGTCACTCCGTCGCGCAGACCTCCTGAACCTACAG CCTCCACCTTTCACAAGAGGATCCACCTTCCTATCAT aggTCTCTCTGTGTTATTGGTTTTGCTGCTCGGATTGGTTCTGACCCGGCTGTCTTGCCGATGCAACAATTACAACAAAATCAAAGGTAACAAGCCCCTCCCACTACTGCCAAGCCCTTCCCACGACTGCCAAGCCCCTCCTATAACTACCAAGCCCCTCCTGCTACCCTCAAGCCCCTCCCGCTATTGCCAAACCCCTCCCACTACACCAAAGCCCCTCCCACAATTGACAAGCCCTCCACACTGCTTGACAAGCCACTCCCACTATCTGACACACCTGTTGTTCCTTCATAGGTCTGGATCTGCTGTAACTGATCAGATCCAGAATGAGGGTCTCTATGGGTACAGGGTCTCCAGGTGA
- the LOC132958402 gene encoding uncharacterized protein LOC132958402 isoform X2 — MDTLQVSLACLLLKMNFHPVTAQNVKVRILPNCQPCPQAADQETVIGCSAFADSVCRNKSAAVVTPSRRPPEPTASTFHKRIHLPIIGLSVLLVLLLGLVLTRLSCRCNNYNKIKGLDLL, encoded by the exons ATGGACACACTTCAG GTGAGCCTGGCATGTCTGCTGCTGAAGATGAACTTTCACCCTGTCACTGCCCAGAATGTGAAGGTGAGGATCCTGCCAAACTGCCAACCGTGTCCACAAG CTGCTGATCAGGAAACTGTGATCGGGTGTTCGGCGTTCGCTGACTCTGTGTGTCGAAACAAGAGCGCTGCTGTGGTCACTCCGTCGCGCAGACCTCCTGAACCTACAG CCTCCACCTTTCACAAGAGGATCCACCTTCCTATCAT aggTCTCTCTGTGTTATTGGTTTTGCTGCTCGGATTGGTTCTGACCCGGCTGTCTTGCCGATGCAACAATTACAACAAAATCAAAG GTCTGGATCTGCTGTAA
- the LOC132958312 gene encoding uncharacterized protein LOC132958312 → MANKRDASDLTSCADKDLSKPARRRPRRVTSTAGRRSQKDKRRGPTPKRRDPKDKRRGHDEKKEGVTVKRTWSDGKRRWDKKHYCVFCRRPQVKIARHLLRKHADQQEVVAASALPTGSKQRHLLLEHLRCRGNYMHNIEVIRQGTGEIVPWRQPSEDVDARNYLPCPLCLGFFLRADLWKHQASCRKKLTSDPSRDSASTAEKTSDPFKDTTCDSTGDPADVRTPPEDPPPESSADTPKKRSRIQAAASRLLPISGGASESCSQVLHRMNQDHVSHQVKSDWLICKYGNKLMGSPGGSGRRYDYVSQKLRELGRFLLAAKSLDPVVGTLQDLLAPGRLSLALAAARKASGYRWTRPPLAVKTTLKTVCEIAIGESLQDGDWETAAKTTDFYHMLGREWDKLGLQDPAPNNSTPDPDTEGGAKMKNQLVQSGSEKEGQESGPDVLSQSREVSCVVPPESRLQVPPPSVLVSPKKVRRRPWSSAEKEAVWRQLGVHVLVQSVPGKEVCQRCLDLEPVLRGRHWKDIKNQVHNQIQSQKKQQFHAQMDLQENQDHTDQNQKNQQQYQIHMDQQGEDQNQKNQQHQHDQENVQNKKKPQNHIQLDHQDQGHIQNHKKLQYLTRLDPQDDLQKQLYHMDQQTQDQQTDLDQNTSVLTGTSYRPDGPHQDPGISQYPLPHRTLGPHVDQLLTRTQWTDPPLIQHYRNLDPGGPAGPGQVHF, encoded by the exons ATGGCAAACAAACGAGACGCCTCTGACCTAACCTCCTGTGCTGATAAAGACCTATCAAAGCCCGCCAGACGCCGACCCCGCCGAGTCACCTCCACGGCAGGTAGGAGGAGTCAGAAAGACAAGAGGCGTGGTCCCACACCGAAGAGGCGGGATCCCAAGGACAAGAGGCGTGGTCATGATGAGAAGAAGGAAGGGGTGACCGTGAAGAGGACGTGGAGCGACGGGAAACGGCGGTGGGATAAGAAACATTACTGCGTGTTCTGTCGGCGGCCGCAGGTGAAGATCGCTCGTCACCTGCTGAGGAAACATGCAGACCAACAGGAAGTGGTGGCTGCAAGCGCTCTGCCCACAGGCTCCAAACAACGCCACCTGCTGCTGGAACACCTGCGCTGCAGGGGCAACTACATGCACAACATTGAG gtcaTCAGACAGGGCACTGGGGAAATTGTCCCGTGGCGTCAGCCCTCTGAGGACGTTGATGCAAGGAACTACCTGCCGTGCCCGCTCTGCCTCGGGTTCTTCCTGCGAGCCGATCTCTGGAAACATCAGGCCTCCTGTCGCAAGaagctgacctctgacccctccaGAGACTCCGCCTCCACAGCCGAAAAGACCTCTGACCCCTTCAAGGACACGACCTGTGACTCAACAGGTGACCCAGCAGACGTCAGGACCCCCCCAGAGGACCCGCCTCCTGAGTCCTCAGCGGACACGCCAAAGAAGCGCAGCAGGATCCAGGCCGCGGCGTCCCGCCTCCTCCCCATCTCAGGCGGAGCCTCCGAGAGCTGCAGCCAGGTGCTGCACCGCATGAACCAGGACCATGTGTCGCACCAG gtgaaatctgattggttgatctGTAAGTATGGTAACAAGCTGATGGGGAGCCCGGGTGGCAGCGGGCGGAGGTATGACTACGTCAGTCAGAAGCTGAGGGAGCTGGGCCGGTTCCTCCTGGCCGCTAAATCTCTGGACCCGGTGGTCGGGACCCTCCAGGACCTCCTGGCTCCGGGTCGCCTCAGCTTGGCTCTGGCTGCGGCGAGGAAGGCGTCGGGTTACAGGTGGACCCGCCCTCCACTGGCGGTGAAGACGACCCTGAAAACTGTCTGCGAGATCGCCATCGGAGAGAGTCTGCAGGACGGAGACTGGGAGACCGCCGCAAAGACCACCGACTTTTACCACATGCTGGGGAGGGAATGGGACAAACTGGGCCTGCAAGACCCTGCCCCCAACAACTCAACACCTGATCCAGACACAG AGGGAGGAGCTAAGATGAAGAATCAATTGGTCCAATCAGGAAGTGAGAAGGAGGGTCAAGAGTCGGGACCAGACG TTctgtcacagagcagagaggtgaGCTGTGTGGTTCCTCCAGAGTCCCGACTACAGGTCCCTCCCCCCTCAG TCCTCGTCTCTCCCAAGAAGGTCCGCCGGCGTCCGTGGTCCTCCGCAGAGAAGGAGGCAGTTTGGCGGCAGCTGGGAGTCCATGTCCTGGTCCAGTCAGTACCCGGGAAGGAGGTTTGTCAGCGCTGTCTGGACCTGGAGCCGGTCCTCAGAGGACGACACTGGAAGGACATCAAGAACCAGGTCCACAACCAGATCCAGAGCCAGAAGAAGCAGCAGTTCCATGCCCAGATGGACCTTCAGGAGAACCAAGACCACACAGATCAGAACCAGAAGAACCAGCAGCAGTACCAGATCCACATGGACCAACAGGGCGAGGACCAGAACCAGAAGAACCAGCAACACCAGCATGACCAGGAAAACGTTCAAAATAAGAAGAAACCACAGAACCACATTCAGTTGGACCACCAGGACCAGGGTCACATTCAGAACCACAAGAAACTGCAGTACCTTACTCGGCTGGACCCCCAGGATGACCTTCAGAAGCAGCTCTACCACATGGACCAGCAGACCCAGGACCAGCAGACTGACCTGGATCAGAACACATCTGTACTCACAGGGACTTCTTACAGACCTGATGGACCACATCAAGACCCTGGTATCAGTCAGTACCCTCTTCCACACAGAACCTTGGGACCTCATGTGGACCAGTTGCTGACCAGAACTCAGTGGACTGACCCTCCTCTGATCCAGCACTACAGGAACCTTGACCCTGGAGGGCCAGCTGGTCCAGGACAAGTCCACTTCTGA